The Agromyces mangrovi genome contains a region encoding:
- the dxr gene encoding 1-deoxy-D-xylulose-5-phosphate reductoisomerase: MRSVLILGSTGSIGTQALDVIAGAPDRFRVVGLGVGSDVDGLAAQAERFGVEHTAVGVDEAVALVRDVEADVVLNGITGSVGLAPTLAALEEGRTLALANKESLIVGGELVTGIAAPGQIVPVDSEHSAIAQALHAGTHDEIRRLVLTASGGPFRGRTRAELADVTPADALAHPTWDMGLVVTTNSATLVNKGLEVIEAHLLFDVDYDRIDVVVHPQSIVHSMVEFVDGSTIAQASPPDMRLPISLGLDWPHRVAGVGRPLDFTTAQSWAFEPLDETAFPAVALAKSVGRAGGAYPAVFNAANEQAVAAFHAGRIGFTGIVDTVQAVVDAFEPGPGALTVESLAAAEAEARRAADARIAAA, translated from the coding sequence GTGCGCAGCGTCCTCATCCTCGGTTCCACCGGCTCCATCGGCACGCAGGCGCTCGACGTCATCGCGGGCGCGCCGGATCGCTTCCGGGTGGTCGGCCTGGGCGTCGGCAGCGACGTCGACGGGCTCGCCGCCCAGGCCGAGCGGTTCGGCGTCGAGCACACCGCGGTCGGCGTCGACGAGGCGGTCGCGCTCGTGCGCGACGTCGAGGCCGACGTGGTGCTGAACGGCATCACGGGCTCGGTCGGGCTGGCGCCGACCCTCGCCGCGCTCGAGGAGGGCCGCACGCTCGCGCTCGCGAACAAGGAGTCGCTCATCGTCGGCGGCGAGCTCGTCACCGGCATCGCCGCCCCCGGCCAGATCGTGCCGGTCGACTCCGAGCACAGCGCCATCGCGCAGGCGCTGCACGCCGGCACGCACGACGAGATCCGCCGGCTCGTGCTCACCGCCTCGGGCGGGCCGTTCCGCGGGCGCACCCGCGCCGAGCTCGCCGACGTGACGCCGGCCGACGCGCTCGCGCACCCCACCTGGGACATGGGTCTCGTGGTCACCACGAACTCCGCCACGCTCGTGAACAAGGGCCTCGAGGTCATCGAGGCGCACCTGCTGTTCGACGTGGACTACGACCGCATCGACGTGGTCGTGCACCCGCAGTCGATCGTGCACTCGATGGTCGAGTTCGTCGACGGCTCCACCATCGCGCAGGCCTCGCCGCCCGACATGCGACTGCCGATCTCGCTCGGGCTGGACTGGCCGCACCGCGTCGCTGGGGTGGGGCGCCCGCTCGACTTCACGACCGCGCAGTCGTGGGCGTTCGAGCCGCTCGACGAGACCGCATTCCCGGCGGTGGCGCTCGCGAAGTCGGTCGGCCGCGCGGGTGGCGCGTACCCCGCGGTGTTCAACGCCGCGAACGAGCAGGCGGTCGCCGCGTTCCACGCGGGGCGCATCGGCTTCACCGGCATCGTCGACACCGTGCAGGCCGTCGTCGACGCGTTCGAACCGGGGCCCGGCGCGCTGACCGTCGAGTCGCTCGCCGCAGCGGAGGCGGAGGCCCGGCGCGCCGCCGACGCGCGCATCGCCGCCGCCTGA
- a CDS encoding M50 family metallopeptidase, which translates to MLAFILGVVIIALGLAVSIGLHEIGHLLPAKLFKVKVTQYMIGFGPTMWSTRRGETEYGVKAIPLGGYISMIGMFPPEKHRPADAATDVGPLADLGESEAQTADATAAPRRMPVGASSARNGSTGFFQSLAEDARSASADTIGPGEEDRAFYKLPVWKRIVIMLGGPFMNLLLAVVLYAVLLMGFGIAQPSTTIGSVSECVVPATSASQECEPGDAAAPGADAGVQPGDRLVSIAGEPIESWTGFTEVVRANAGQPLALVVERDGAETTLTVTPRLTERYVYADDGSIREDASGEAITEEVGFVGVGPASETVQQPVTAVLPAVGDNVQAVGGIILNLPQRMVDVAQAAFGTEERDPNGPISVVGVGRVAGEIASIDEIPIANKAAGLIGILASLNVALFVFNLIPLLPLDGGHVAGALWEAVRRGFAKLFRRPDPGPVDMAKFMPVTLAVVVVLGAMSALLIYADIVKPISIL; encoded by the coding sequence GTGCTGGCCTTCATCCTGGGCGTCGTCATCATCGCCCTCGGGCTCGCCGTGTCCATCGGCCTGCACGAGATCGGGCACCTGCTGCCCGCGAAGCTGTTCAAGGTCAAGGTCACGCAGTACATGATCGGCTTCGGCCCGACCATGTGGTCGACGCGTCGCGGCGAGACCGAGTACGGCGTCAAGGCCATCCCGCTCGGCGGCTACATCTCGATGATCGGCATGTTCCCGCCCGAGAAGCACCGACCGGCGGATGCCGCGACCGACGTCGGCCCGCTGGCCGACCTGGGCGAGTCGGAAGCGCAGACGGCGGACGCGACCGCCGCTCCCCGACGCATGCCCGTCGGGGCATCCAGTGCCCGCAACGGCAGCACCGGGTTCTTCCAGTCGCTCGCGGAGGACGCGCGCAGCGCGAGCGCCGACACGATCGGCCCCGGCGAGGAGGACCGCGCGTTCTACAAGCTGCCGGTCTGGAAGCGCATCGTCATCATGCTCGGCGGGCCGTTCATGAACCTGCTGCTCGCGGTGGTGCTCTACGCCGTGCTGCTGATGGGCTTCGGGATCGCGCAGCCCAGCACGACGATCGGCTCGGTGTCGGAGTGCGTGGTGCCGGCGACCAGCGCCAGCCAGGAGTGCGAGCCGGGCGACGCGGCCGCCCCGGGCGCCGACGCGGGCGTGCAGCCCGGCGACCGGCTGGTGTCGATCGCGGGGGAGCCGATCGAGAGCTGGACCGGATTCACCGAGGTCGTGCGGGCGAACGCGGGCCAGCCGCTGGCGCTCGTGGTCGAGCGCGACGGGGCCGAGACCACCCTGACCGTGACGCCGCGGCTCACCGAGCGCTACGTCTACGCCGACGACGGCTCGATCCGCGAGGACGCGAGCGGCGAGGCCATCACCGAGGAGGTGGGCTTCGTGGGCGTCGGCCCGGCGTCGGAGACCGTGCAGCAGCCGGTCACCGCCGTGCTGCCCGCGGTGGGCGACAACGTCCAGGCGGTCGGCGGCATCATCCTCAACCTGCCCCAGCGCATGGTCGACGTGGCGCAGGCCGCGTTCGGCACCGAGGAGCGCGACCCGAACGGGCCGATCAGCGTGGTCGGCGTCGGTCGCGTCGCGGGGGAGATCGCGAGCATCGACGAGATCCCGATCGCGAACAAGGCGGCCGGCCTCATCGGCATCCTCGCGTCGCTCAACGTCGCCCTCTTCGTGTTCAACCTCATCCCGCTGCTGCCGCTCGACGGCGGCCACGTCGCCGGCGCGCTCTGGGAGGCGGTGCGGCGCGGCTTCGCCAAGCTGTTCCGCCGGCCCGACCCCGGCCCCGTCGACATGGCCAAGTTCATGCCCGTGACCCTCGCGGTCGTGGTGGTGCTCGGCGCCATGAGCGCCCTGCTCATCTACGCCGACATCGTCAAGCCCATCTCGATCCTCTGA
- a CDS encoding lysophospholipid acyltransferase family protein: MTAPSARRATRPGLVYYVVRGILRPLALLLYRPTITGREHVPRTGAVIIASNHLSLIDSIVIPLVAPRPVQFLTKSDYFTGTGFSGWVSRTFFEAIGAVAVERGAGSQAQAALDRGRDVLESGSAFAIYPEGTRSTDGLLYRGRTGVAWLSLATGAPVVPVGLIGTEAIQPVGTRWPRVRPVAVHFGAPIAPDPDAPATSGRARRELTEQVMAGIHALSGQELAGRYNDRPLVDG, from the coding sequence GTGACCGCCCCGAGCGCGCGCCGCGCCACCCGACCCGGACTCGTCTACTACGTGGTGCGCGGCATCCTGCGACCGCTGGCGCTGCTGCTCTACCGCCCGACGATCACGGGCCGCGAGCACGTGCCCCGCACCGGCGCGGTCATCATCGCGAGCAACCACCTCTCGCTGATCGACAGCATCGTCATCCCCCTGGTCGCGCCCCGACCGGTGCAGTTCCTCACGAAGTCGGACTACTTCACCGGCACGGGGTTCTCGGGCTGGGTCTCGCGCACGTTCTTCGAGGCGATCGGCGCGGTCGCGGTCGAGCGCGGCGCGGGCAGCCAGGCGCAGGCGGCGCTCGACCGCGGGCGAGACGTGCTCGAGTCGGGCAGCGCGTTCGCGATCTACCCCGAGGGCACCCGCTCGACCGACGGGCTGCTCTACCGCGGCCGCACGGGCGTCGCCTGGCTCTCGCTCGCCACGGGCGCACCGGTCGTGCCGGTCGGGCTCATCGGCACCGAGGCGATCCAGCCCGTGGGCACACGGTGGCCCCGCGTGCGCCCGGTCGCCGTGCACTTCGGAGCGCCCATCGCGCCCGACCCCGACGCGCCGGCGACCTCGGGCCGGGCCCGCCGCGAGCTCACCGAGCAGGTCATGGCGGGCATCCACGCGCTCTCCGGGCAGGAGCTCGCGGGCCGCTACAACGACCGCCCCCTGGTCGACGGCTGA
- a CDS encoding OsmC family protein, with the protein MRDVHSYEVELDWLGNRGEGTANYRAYGRAHRLEAAGKLHPIEGSSDRVFHGDRERWNPEELLVGALSQCHMLSYLHVATNHGVVVVGYTDRATGTMREDGRGGGAFTEVTLHPRVVVRDAGMADLAATLHAEAAEKCFIAASVAFPVHHEPEVVVAD; encoded by the coding sequence ATGAGGGACGTGCACTCCTACGAGGTGGAGCTCGACTGGCTGGGGAACCGGGGCGAGGGCACCGCGAACTACCGCGCCTACGGGCGTGCGCACCGGCTGGAGGCGGCCGGCAAGCTGCATCCGATCGAGGGCTCGTCCGACCGCGTCTTCCACGGCGACCGCGAGCGCTGGAACCCCGAGGAGCTGCTCGTCGGGGCGCTCAGCCAGTGCCACATGCTCTCGTACCTGCACGTCGCCACCAACCACGGCGTGGTCGTCGTCGGCTACACCGACCGGGCGACGGGCACGATGCGCGAGGACGGCCGCGGCGGAGGGGCGTTCACCGAGGTGACGCTGCACCCGCGCGTGGTCGTGCGCGACGCAGGAATGGCCGACCTGGCCGCCACGCTGCACGCCGAGGCGGCGGAGAAGTGCTTCATCGCGGCATCCGTCGCCTTCCCCGTGCACCACGAGCCGGAGGTCGTCGTCGCGGACTGA
- a CDS encoding 4'-phosphopantetheinyl transferase superfamily protein, producing MDATQDGDRFELGERGPSVFVHRTARRAPSATAVLRALLADRAEVPSDDIELDWSCAACGARHAAPVVGYPTTASGGRWYADAAAAPGLGVAVVDRRRTVGLAIEPVDLVDAPAIDLAAFHPSERTALDAMDDEERRVARAALWARKAALLRAVGHTRFLEPARIALSLPDDAPGRMERSVPEFDALGAAPEFHGVPVGGGWVAAVAVLG from the coding sequence ATGGATGCGACGCAGGACGGTGATCGGTTCGAGCTCGGCGAGCGCGGGCCGAGCGTGTTCGTGCATCGCACCGCGCGGCGGGCGCCGTCGGCCACGGCGGTGCTGCGCGCGCTGCTCGCCGACCGCGCCGAGGTGCCGTCCGACGACATCGAGCTCGACTGGTCGTGCGCGGCGTGCGGCGCGCGCCATGCGGCGCCCGTCGTCGGCTATCCGACCACCGCGTCCGGCGGGCGCTGGTACGCCGACGCCGCGGCCGCGCCCGGACTGGGGGTGGCGGTCGTCGACCGACGCCGCACGGTCGGCCTCGCGATCGAGCCGGTCGACCTCGTCGACGCGCCGGCGATCGACCTCGCCGCGTTCCATCCGAGCGAGCGCACCGCCCTCGACGCGATGGACGACGAGGAGCGGCGGGTCGCGCGCGCCGCGCTCTGGGCGCGCAAGGCAGCACTGCTGCGCGCGGTCGGGCACACGCGGTTCCTCGAGCCCGCGCGCATCGCGCTCTCGCTGCCCGACGACGCGCCGGGGCGCATGGAGCGCTCGGTGCCCGAGTTCGACGCGCTCGGCGCCGCGCCCGAGTTCCACGGCGTGCCGGTCGGCGGCGGCTGGGTGGCCGCCGTCGCCGTGCTCGGCTGA
- a CDS encoding asparaginase → MTGTFGVADAVELAVVERNGFVESRHAGSALVLSPDGEVVRTLGDVTTPILPRSSLKPFQAVAVMSTGVSLRGEDAAIATASHSGTAGHVALVRGLLGRAGIPASMLACPPEKPSDRDARERLARAGGGAERITMNCSGKHAAMLLACAANDWPLEGYLDPEHPVQRRILDVVERLTGERPAATAIDGCGAPVHALSLEALGRGVQRITTAQASSPFALYREASALTEAVRANGWVVAGPGRPDTIAIDRLGVFAKHGAEGVMVMTAPDGTTVALKVLDGSGRAAPVVALRLLAGAGALAADAVDDVVEELDLRVLGGGVRVGGIRATV, encoded by the coding sequence GTGACCGGTACCTTCGGCGTCGCCGACGCGGTCGAACTGGCCGTGGTCGAGCGCAACGGATTCGTCGAGTCCCGCCACGCGGGTTCGGCGCTCGTGCTCTCGCCCGACGGCGAGGTCGTCCGCACGCTCGGCGACGTCACGACGCCGATCCTGCCCCGCTCGAGCCTCAAGCCGTTCCAGGCGGTCGCGGTCATGTCGACCGGGGTGAGCCTGCGCGGCGAGGACGCGGCGATCGCCACCGCCAGCCACAGCGGCACGGCGGGGCACGTCGCACTGGTGCGCGGGCTGCTCGGCCGCGCGGGCATCCCCGCGTCGATGCTCGCCTGCCCGCCCGAGAAGCCGTCCGACCGGGATGCGCGCGAGCGCCTCGCACGTGCCGGCGGCGGTGCGGAGCGCATCACCATGAACTGCTCGGGCAAGCACGCCGCCATGCTGCTCGCGTGCGCGGCGAACGACTGGCCGCTCGAGGGCTACCTCGACCCTGAGCACCCCGTGCAGCGCCGCATCCTCGACGTGGTCGAGCGGCTCACCGGCGAGCGGCCGGCGGCGACGGCGATCGACGGCTGCGGCGCACCCGTGCACGCGCTCTCGCTCGAGGCGCTCGGGCGGGGCGTGCAGCGCATCACGACCGCGCAGGCCTCGTCGCCGTTCGCGCTGTACCGCGAGGCGAGCGCATTGACCGAGGCCGTGCGCGCGAACGGATGGGTCGTCGCGGGGCCCGGTCGGCCCGACACCATCGCGATCGACCGGCTCGGCGTGTTCGCCAAGCACGGCGCGGAGGGCGTCATGGTCATGACCGCGCCCGACGGCACGACCGTCGCGCTCAAGGTCCTCGACGGCAGCGGCCGGGCGGCGCCCGTCGTCGCGCTGCGACTGCTCGCGGGAGCGGGCGCACTCGCCGCCGACGCCGTCGACGACGTGGTCGAGGAGCTCGACCTGCGCGTGCTCGGCGGCGGCGTCCGCGTCGGCGGCATCCGCGCGACCGTCTGA
- the gabT gene encoding 4-aminobutyrate--2-oxoglutarate transaminase, producing MTHTINAPASGAAAPVFTIPQERRIVTAIPGPKSQELHARRVEVVSAGVSSVLPVYIARANGAVLEDVDGNRFLDFGAGIGVTTIGHTEASVVAAAADQLQDVIHTLFTITPYEEYVRVAEWLAKLTPGDFAKRSVLVNSGAEAVENGVKIARRFTRKRAVAVLDHAYHGRTNLTMAMNYKAHPYATGYGPLAGDVYHAPGSYPYRDGLSGADAAARTISYLEKAVGADDLACLVVEPIQGEGGFMVPADGYLPALQEWCTANDVVMIADEIQSGMARTGRVFASEHFGLVPDLVLSAKGIAGGLPLAAVTGRAEIMDASQPGGLGGTFGGNPVACAAAVAVFEAIDRGELLAAGQRIEAALTAGLERLRERYDIIGDVRGRGAMQAIELVRPGTAENTKEPNPEAVQALVAFAAQRGVLFLSAGTFGNVLRFLPSLAVTDELIADALSVLDDAFASLD from the coding sequence ATGACCCACACGATCAACGCGCCCGCCTCCGGGGCCGCGGCACCCGTCTTCACCATCCCGCAGGAGCGGCGGATCGTCACCGCGATCCCCGGCCCGAAGTCGCAGGAGCTGCACGCCCGACGCGTCGAGGTCGTCTCGGCCGGCGTCTCCTCGGTGCTGCCCGTCTACATCGCACGCGCGAACGGCGCGGTGCTCGAGGACGTCGACGGCAACCGATTCCTCGACTTCGGCGCGGGCATCGGCGTGACGACGATCGGGCACACCGAGGCATCCGTCGTGGCCGCCGCGGCCGACCAACTGCAGGACGTCATCCACACCCTCTTCACCATCACGCCGTACGAGGAGTACGTGCGGGTCGCCGAGTGGCTCGCGAAGCTCACTCCCGGCGACTTCGCCAAGCGCTCGGTGCTCGTGAACTCGGGCGCCGAGGCGGTCGAGAACGGCGTGAAGATCGCCCGGCGATTCACGCGCAAGCGGGCCGTCGCGGTGCTCGACCACGCCTACCACGGCCGCACCAACCTCACGATGGCAATGAACTACAAGGCGCACCCGTACGCGACCGGGTACGGCCCGCTCGCCGGCGACGTGTACCACGCACCCGGCTCCTACCCCTACCGCGACGGGCTGAGCGGGGCGGATGCCGCGGCGCGCACGATCTCCTACCTCGAGAAGGCCGTCGGGGCCGACGACCTCGCGTGCCTCGTGGTCGAGCCCATCCAGGGCGAGGGCGGCTTCATGGTGCCGGCCGACGGCTACCTGCCGGCGCTGCAGGAGTGGTGCACGGCCAACGACGTGGTCATGATCGCCGACGAGATCCAGAGCGGCATGGCGCGCACGGGTCGCGTGTTCGCGAGCGAGCACTTCGGCTTGGTGCCCGACCTCGTGCTCTCGGCCAAGGGCATCGCGGGCGGGCTGCCGCTCGCGGCCGTCACGGGCCGCGCCGAGATCATGGACGCGTCGCAGCCCGGCGGGCTCGGCGGCACCTTCGGCGGCAACCCCGTCGCGTGCGCGGCGGCCGTCGCCGTGTTCGAGGCGATCGACCGCGGCGAGCTGCTCGCGGCCGGGCAGCGCATCGAGGCCGCGCTGACGGCCGGACTCGAGCGGCTGCGCGAGCGCTACGACATCATCGGCGACGTGCGCGGCCGCGGTGCGATGCAGGCCATCGAGCTCGTGCGCCCGGGCACCGCGGAGAACACGAAGGAGCCGAACCCCGAGGCCGTGCAGGCGCTCGTCGCATTCGCCGCGCAGCGGGGCGTGCTGTTCCTCTCGGCGGGCACGTTCGGCAACGTGCTGCGGTTCCTGCCGAGCCTGGCCGTCACCGACGAGCTCATCGCCGACGCGCTGTCGGTGCTCGACGACGCCTTCGCGTCGCTGGACTGA
- a CDS encoding sensor histidine kinase, with amino-acid sequence MPRGGAARPLSPAPAVGAAGRRGDLLGLLAPVVLSALVQVPAALWVALRVAESPLAGALAVLLAIAGPTALLASRRLPGPTVAVVAALAALDLLLAPDAGVPYVALAFAVVLGVARGATAWTLASLAAAWLACLALGAELGLAWHPLRIAAVTAVLALCVAFGALLGRRRARLARLRVEAERRQRRAERAERVRIARELHDVLARSLVRINRESGAALDEAEHDPERARAALASITITSRTALDDVREVLGALGGDSPVGRLDPRADLSALPGLIDGFAGAGLDVELHDRLATPPAAPVQLAAYAIVQEALTNAVRHAAASAFVSLARTGDVLDVVVDDDGPGFGDAEPGAGMRGMRERAAALGGTLEFIVSPFGGARVRARLPWTSAD; translated from the coding sequence ATGCCCCGGGGCGGCGCGGCCCGCCCGCTCTCGCCCGCACCGGCCGTCGGTGCCGCCGGGCGTCGCGGCGACCTGCTGGGCCTGCTCGCGCCGGTCGTGCTGAGCGCGCTCGTGCAGGTGCCCGCGGCGCTCTGGGTCGCCCTGCGGGTCGCCGAGTCGCCGCTCGCCGGGGCGCTGGCGGTGCTGCTGGCGATCGCGGGCCCGACCGCGCTGCTCGCATCGCGGCGCCTGCCGGGGCCGACCGTCGCCGTGGTGGCCGCGCTGGCCGCGCTCGACCTGCTCCTCGCGCCCGACGCGGGCGTGCCGTACGTGGCACTGGCGTTCGCGGTCGTGCTCGGCGTGGCGCGCGGCGCGACCGCGTGGACGCTCGCCTCGCTCGCGGCCGCGTGGCTCGCGTGCCTGGCGCTCGGGGCGGAGCTGGGCCTGGCGTGGCATCCGCTGCGGATCGCCGCCGTCACCGCGGTGCTGGCGCTGTGCGTCGCGTTCGGCGCCCTCCTCGGGCGCCGGCGGGCCCGACTCGCACGGCTGCGGGTCGAGGCGGAGCGACGGCAGCGTCGTGCCGAGCGTGCCGAGCGCGTGCGCATCGCCCGGGAGCTGCACGACGTGCTCGCTCGCTCGCTGGTGCGCATCAACCGGGAGTCGGGCGCAGCGCTCGACGAGGCCGAACACGATCCCGAGCGCGCTCGCGCGGCACTCGCGAGCATCACGATCACGAGCCGTACCGCCCTCGACGACGTGCGCGAGGTGCTCGGCGCGCTCGGCGGCGACAGCCCGGTGGGCCGGCTCGACCCCCGGGCCGACCTCTCCGCGCTGCCGGGCCTGATCGACGGGTTCGCCGGTGCCGGGCTCGACGTCGAGTTGCACGACCGCCTCGCGACCCCGCCGGCGGCGCCGGTGCAGCTGGCCGCCTACGCCATCGTGCAGGAGGCGCTGACGAACGCGGTGCGGCACGCGGCCGCCTCGGCGTTCGTCTCGCTCGCCCGCACCGGCGACGTGCTCGACGTCGTGGTCGACGACGACGGCCCGGGCTTCGGCGACGCGGAGCCCGGCGCCGGCATGCGCGGCATGCGCGAGCGCGCCGCAGCGCTCGGGGGCACGCTCGAGTTCATCGTGTCGCCGTTCGGCGGCGCGCGCGTGCGCGCCCGCCTGCCCTGGACCTCCGCCGACTGA
- a CDS encoding FtsK/SpoIIIE domain-containing protein: MTDHGLRLPPPVSPPARAPFPVLATVAPVVGSVVLWLVTGSPFALVFALLGPLVAMAGVLDRRRGARRASRRADAERRSALERLRDEVAAAHDLERAAGWRADPGPRAIVDGSVARLPWTGPDPMRVVVGVGEVHSTVRLEGEAVDDAAITIVREAGRLPRAPVVVDASRGVGIVGPAALGRALARGILVQACHAAAPDEVAVHVPGGPSWSWAGALPHLGSSADRSLRVLEGGADAPGPGAATGATLVLADRRDRLVARVGAVVELDGPGTARVSHADGEVATCAPVLLGEPEARSWAREAAARAAAPVAAAPGPVAFDAGQAGGPGLTACVGASGAGPALLDLAAGPHALVAGTTGSGKSGFLVAWAAAMAASRTPEELALVLVDFKGAAAFAPLERLPHVAGVFTDLDEPAARRLVRSLPAEVRRREALLRDAGVPTVDALPPGALPRLVVVVDEYQEFARRIPGVAAVFADLSSRGRSLGMHLVLGTQRPSAAIGEAIRANAGVRACLRVLQSSESIAMLGTPDAARIPVGAPGSGLVDGGDGTVAPFRCALVGEADLEAIARRHEDAPVPPPPWAPPLPVEVTPALVTAVPGGPAGPDRIPLGLADDVDGQRHVAACWDPSAGALLVAGGVGSGRSSLLAAVAAGLRIGRTVVELSPAAPRSLVWDVLRGPGSGGRWAS; this comes from the coding sequence GTGACCGACCACGGACTGCGCCTGCCACCGCCCGTCAGCCCGCCCGCGCGAGCCCCGTTCCCCGTGCTCGCGACCGTCGCCCCCGTCGTCGGCTCGGTCGTGCTCTGGCTGGTCACGGGCTCGCCGTTCGCACTCGTGTTCGCGCTGCTCGGCCCGCTCGTCGCGATGGCGGGCGTGCTCGATCGCCGCCGGGGCGCACGACGCGCGTCGCGTCGCGCCGACGCCGAGCGACGGAGCGCGCTCGAGCGGCTCCGGGACGAGGTCGCCGCTGCGCACGACCTGGAGCGGGCCGCGGGGTGGCGGGCCGACCCGGGCCCGCGTGCGATCGTCGACGGCTCGGTGGCGCGGCTGCCGTGGACGGGCCCCGACCCGATGCGGGTCGTGGTGGGCGTCGGCGAGGTGCACAGCACGGTGCGGCTCGAGGGCGAGGCCGTCGACGACGCGGCGATCACGATCGTCCGCGAGGCGGGGCGGCTGCCGCGCGCACCCGTGGTGGTGGACGCGTCCCGGGGCGTCGGCATCGTGGGGCCCGCGGCGCTCGGGCGGGCGCTCGCCCGCGGCATCCTGGTGCAGGCGTGCCACGCCGCCGCGCCCGACGAGGTCGCGGTCCACGTGCCGGGCGGACCGTCGTGGTCCTGGGCCGGGGCACTCCCGCACTTGGGCTCGTCCGCCGACCGGTCGCTCCGCGTGCTCGAGGGCGGGGCGGATGCCCCGGGGCCCGGCGCCGCCACCGGCGCGACGCTCGTGCTCGCCGACCGCCGCGACCGGCTCGTCGCGCGGGTCGGCGCGGTCGTGGAGCTCGACGGCCCCGGGACGGCCCGCGTGTCCCACGCCGACGGGGAGGTCGCGACGTGCGCGCCCGTGCTGCTCGGCGAACCGGAGGCGCGGTCGTGGGCGCGCGAGGCGGCCGCTCGTGCCGCCGCACCGGTGGCCGCGGCACCCGGACCGGTGGCGTTCGACGCCGGCCAGGCGGGCGGGCCCGGCCTGACCGCGTGCGTCGGCGCCTCCGGGGCCGGCCCTGCGCTGCTCGACCTGGCCGCGGGTCCGCACGCGCTGGTCGCGGGCACGACCGGCAGCGGCAAGAGCGGGTTCCTGGTCGCGTGGGCGGCCGCCATGGCCGCGTCGCGCACGCCCGAGGAGCTCGCCCTCGTGCTCGTCGACTTCAAGGGCGCCGCGGCGTTCGCCCCGCTCGAGCGGCTGCCGCACGTGGCGGGCGTGTTCACCGACCTCGACGAACCGGCCGCGCGCCGACTGGTCCGCAGCCTGCCCGCGGAGGTGCGCCGGCGCGAGGCGCTGCTGCGCGACGCCGGGGTCCCGACCGTCGACGCCCTCCCGCCGGGGGCACTCCCGCGACTCGTGGTGGTCGTCGACGAGTACCAGGAGTTCGCGCGCCGCATCCCCGGGGTCGCCGCCGTCTTCGCCGACCTGTCGTCGCGCGGCCGGTCGCTCGGCATGCACCTCGTGCTCGGCACCCAGCGCCCGAGCGCCGCGATCGGCGAGGCGATTCGCGCGAACGCGGGCGTGCGCGCGTGCCTGCGGGTGCTGCAGTCGTCGGAGAGCATCGCGATGCTCGGCACGCCCGACGCGGCCCGCATCCCCGTGGGCGCACCCGGCAGCGGGCTCGTCGACGGCGGCGACGGCACGGTCGCGCCGTTCCGCTGCGCCCTGGTCGGCGAGGCCGACCTCGAGGCGATCGCGCGCAGGCACGAGGATGCCCCGGTGCCGCCGCCGCCCTGGGCGCCCCCGCTGCCGGTCGAGGTGACGCCGGCGCTCGTCACGGCGGTGCCCGGCGGACCCGCCGGGCCCGACCGCATCCCGCTCGGCCTCGCCGACGACGTCGATGGCCAGCGTCACGTCGCCGCCTGCTGGGACCCGTCGGCCGGCGCGCTGCTGGTCGCCGGCGGCGTCGGCAGCGGTCGCTCGTCGTTGCTGGCCGCCGTCGCCGCCGGCCTGCGCATCGGCCGCACGGTGGTCGAGCTGTCGCCCGCCGCTCCGCGCAGCCTCGTCTGGGACGTGCTGCGAGGGCCGGGGAGCGGGGGCCGCTGGGCGTCGTGA